A window of candidate division KSB1 bacterium contains these coding sequences:
- a CDS encoding thioredoxin family protein, which yields MSITKSIHLLYIALLLFPALLVAGVQTGEQAPDFDLIDVKGETHSLSQYDGKLVVLEWFNYGCPFVQKHYKSDNMQNLQEKYTEKGVVWLTVTSSAPGKPGFLTAEKAQELEILDNADPTAILLDHDGSVGNQYGAKTTPHMFIINKEGKVVYNGAIDSIRSTDPADVSKAKNYASQALDELLSGKDVSVNSTKPYGCSVKY from the coding sequence ATGTCAATAACCAAATCAATTCATTTATTGTATATTGCGCTGCTTCTGTTTCCGGCATTACTTGTCGCCGGTGTACAGACAGGTGAACAAGCTCCGGATTTTGATCTGATTGATGTTAAAGGAGAGACACATTCTTTATCACAATATGACGGAAAACTTGTCGTGCTGGAATGGTTTAATTACGGCTGCCCGTTTGTGCAAAAACACTATAAAAGTGATAACATGCAGAATCTGCAGGAAAAATACACTGAGAAAGGTGTTGTTTGGCTCACGGTTACTTCTTCTGCTCCCGGAAAGCCGGGTTTTCTGACTGCTGAAAAAGCACAGGAACTGGAAATCCTGGATAATGCCGATCCCACAGCAATTCTACTTGACCATGACGGTAGCGTCGGTAATCAATACGGCGCGAAAACAACTCCACACATGTTCATCATCAATAAAGAAGGTAAAGTGGTTTATAATGGTGCTATTGACAGTATCCGGTCCACAGATCCTGCGGATGTATCCAAAGCCAAAAATTATGCTTCACAAGCTCTGGATGAACTTTTGTCCGGTAAAGATGTCAGTGTAAACAGCACCAAACCGTACGGTTGTTCGGTGAAATATTAA
- a CDS encoding YgiQ family radical SAM protein has translation MFIPATRKELERLGWTDPDIILITGDSYIDSPFVGISMIGHILMDAGYKVAIIPQPDIESDKDITRFGEPRLFWGITSGCIDSMVANYTANGRKRKSDDYTAGNVNNRRPDRAVIVYSNLIRRYFKNTVPLVLGGIEASLRRIVHYDYWSNKLRRSILFDAKADYLLYGMSDRTVVQLTERLQNGESPADLPGLCHISSTIPDTALVLPAWDQVKRDKAAFTDMFMTFYQEQDPKHARPLAQLQDTRYLVQNPPAPYLRQTELDRLHALPFERDLHPHHRQQGPVKALDTIQFSIPTHRGCYGECHFCSIAVHQGRTVRWRSMDSVTNEARTLTQHPNFKGRITDLGGPTANMYGFECAKKLKSGACRDKRCLYPAVCNTLQIDHQPQIDLLRRMKNIPDIKSVYVSSGIRYDMVLADKQHGRDYLNEIVRAHVSGQLKIAPEHSEPNVLAKMGKPPVDDLVRFVNMFYDLTRKAGKDQYLTYYLIAAHPGCREQDMHKLKQFAARTLKVKPRQIQIFTPTPSTLSTLMYYTERDPFTGNSCFVDKDRGRESRNKSSSDDGTRLTRYTRIFTDCKAQSASIRGNPHSMDISTYHPNRKSKHIPANTLSIPESRIDHIAVNRSECITEPYGHIIIIVGCYFLLAQQNFLLCRTACRQ, from the coding sequence ATGTTTATACCTGCAACCCGAAAAGAACTTGAGCGCCTCGGCTGGACCGATCCGGATATCATCCTGATTACCGGTGACAGTTATATTGATTCCCCGTTTGTCGGCATTTCTATGATCGGACATATATTGATGGACGCCGGCTATAAAGTCGCAATTATCCCGCAGCCGGACATCGAATCGGACAAAGATATTACCCGCTTTGGCGAGCCGCGACTGTTTTGGGGCATTACCTCGGGCTGCATTGATTCGATGGTCGCCAATTACACGGCCAACGGGCGCAAACGCAAATCCGATGATTATACGGCAGGCAATGTGAACAACCGTCGGCCGGACCGGGCTGTGATTGTCTACAGCAATCTCATTCGGCGTTATTTCAAAAATACCGTTCCCCTGGTACTTGGCGGCATTGAGGCGAGTCTGCGGCGGATAGTCCATTACGACTATTGGTCGAATAAACTTCGGCGCTCCATTCTGTTCGACGCCAAAGCCGATTATCTGCTGTACGGCATGTCCGACCGCACGGTCGTGCAGCTCACAGAACGGCTGCAGAACGGCGAATCTCCGGCAGATCTGCCAGGACTTTGCCATATCTCCTCCACTATCCCTGATACTGCGCTGGTGCTGCCGGCCTGGGATCAAGTCAAACGCGACAAAGCGGCATTTACCGACATGTTTATGACATTTTATCAGGAACAGGATCCGAAACATGCCCGTCCCCTGGCCCAGCTGCAGGACACCCGCTATCTGGTTCAGAATCCTCCGGCCCCTTACCTGAGGCAGACGGAACTCGATCGTCTTCACGCGCTGCCCTTTGAGCGCGATCTGCATCCGCATCACCGGCAGCAGGGCCCTGTCAAGGCTCTTGATACGATACAATTTTCCATCCCTACGCACCGCGGATGTTATGGTGAATGCCATTTCTGTTCCATCGCTGTACATCAGGGAAGAACCGTGCGCTGGCGCAGTATGGACTCCGTGACGAATGAAGCGCGTACTCTGACACAGCACCCGAATTTCAAAGGCCGTATCACCGATCTGGGCGGACCCACTGCAAATATGTACGGATTCGAGTGCGCGAAAAAACTAAAATCCGGCGCCTGCCGCGACAAGCGCTGTCTTTATCCCGCTGTGTGTAATACACTGCAGATAGACCATCAGCCGCAGATTGATCTGCTGCGGCGCATGAAAAACATTCCCGATATCAAAAGCGTATACGTGAGCTCCGGAATTCGCTATGATATGGTGCTGGCTGATAAACAGCATGGGCGCGATTATCTGAACGAAATTGTCCGGGCTCATGTGTCCGGACAGCTAAAAATTGCGCCGGAACATTCAGAACCGAACGTGCTGGCGAAAATGGGCAAACCCCCGGTTGACGATCTGGTCCGGTTTGTAAATATGTTTTACGACCTGACCCGCAAAGCAGGCAAGGACCAGTATCTGACCTATTATCTCATTGCCGCGCATCCCGGCTGCCGTGAACAGGATATGCACAAGCTAAAACAGTTTGCCGCGCGCACCCTTAAAGTCAAGCCGAGGCAGATTCAGATTTTCACTCCGACGCCTTCCACCCTGTCCACCCTTATGTATTATACCGAACGCGACCCGTTCACCGGCAACTCCTGTTTTGTCGACAAAGACCGCGGCAGAGAAAGCAGAAACAAATCATCATCGGATGATGGAACACGGTTGACGCGGTATACGCGGATTTTCACGGATTGCAAAGCACAATCTGCGTCAATCCGTGGAAATCCGCATTCCATGGACATCTCAACTTATCATCCAAACCGGAAAAGCAAGCACATTCCCGCAAACACGCTATCAATCCCCGAATCTCGGATTGACCACATTGCTGTAAATAGATCCGAATGTATAACGGAACCCTATGGACACATAATAATCATAGTTGGTTGCTACTTCCTTCTGGCGCAGCAAAATTTCCTCCTGTGTCGCACCGCCTGCCGGCAGTGA
- a CDS encoding uroporphyrinogen decarboxylase family protein yields MNRYSETLNRFYNIVKEKSNDVMMGIIIDSPWMPGYMDVNTLDFYFDQTVWLNSYRQVLKDLPGVAFVPGSWVEYGMSAEPSGWGVKIEWKPGSPPSLHHFPGGLAAIIEQDTPDPEHHGMMPVILRQYERTREILNQDGIPPKMAAARGPLAVAAHLIGVTELLTATRLDKENCLALFEKTTDLCIKWLKAQLDRMDDPFGILVLDDIAGMMRPKMADQLAFPFLKRIFDSFPDMIHLFHNDTPNDKIFPGLAECGIDVFNFSHEISIERARELVGDDMVLFGNLPPVDTLVRATADQVKQATRELLKTAHDHGPIILSAGGGISPDTPIENLQAMADVVHSQ; encoded by the coding sequence ATGAACCGATACAGCGAAACGTTAAATCGTTTTTACAACATTGTCAAAGAAAAAAGCAATGATGTTATGATGGGCATTATTATTGATTCTCCCTGGATGCCCGGGTACATGGATGTGAATACACTGGATTTTTATTTTGATCAGACAGTCTGGCTAAACTCTTACCGTCAGGTTTTAAAAGATCTTCCCGGTGTTGCATTTGTTCCCGGCAGCTGGGTCGAGTATGGCATGTCTGCAGAACCCAGTGGGTGGGGTGTTAAAATTGAATGGAAACCCGGGTCTCCCCCGTCGCTGCATCATTTCCCGGGTGGATTAGCGGCAATTATTGAACAAGATACGCCGGACCCTGAACATCACGGTATGATGCCGGTGATACTGCGCCAATATGAACGAACCCGGGAAATTCTCAACCAGGATGGTATTCCCCCAAAAATGGCAGCCGCTCGAGGTCCTCTTGCAGTCGCCGCACATCTGATTGGTGTTACAGAACTATTAACGGCTACCCGTCTGGACAAGGAAAACTGCCTGGCATTGTTTGAAAAGACCACTGATTTATGCATTAAATGGCTAAAGGCGCAGCTGGACCGTATGGACGATCCGTTTGGAATTCTGGTGCTTGACGATATTGCCGGTATGATGCGCCCCAAGATGGCTGATCAGCTCGCCTTTCCCTTTCTGAAACGTATATTTGACAGTTTCCCGGATATGATTCATTTATTTCACAATGATACTCCAAATGACAAAATTTTTCCAGGCTTGGCTGAATGCGGCATTGATGTGTTTAATTTCAGTCATGAGATCAGCATAGAAAGAGCGCGTGAGTTGGTCGGTGACGATATGGTGTTGTTTGGCAACCTCCCTCCTGTTGACACATTGGTGCGCGCTACAGCAGACCAGGTTAAACAAGCAACCCGGGAATTGCTGAAAACAGCACATGATCATGGTCCGATCATCCTCTCAGCCGGAGGTGGTATATCACCCGACACTCCGATCGAAAATCTGCAGGCAATGGCTGATGTGGTTCATTCCCAGTGA
- a CDS encoding protein-disulfide reductase DsbD family protein, which translates to MKQAIKIIIVCSFAVSGISARENLPVKAELIAEETSIQPGRPFLVGIYLSMSDHYHTYWKNPGDSGLPSQIEWTLPAGFKAGPIQWPYPSRFESELEVTFGYNDQVVLLTRLIPPESLPASAVTLQTKVNWLACSDACIPGQAELSLRLPVKSVHPKDHKQHALLIRSALKSLPRPDDKWIVTALAEQNKIVVKLTPPEKLTDIKVFIEQESVVSYTENNRLEKQGDQYSKTFQKSPYLTELPEQLKGVVIYETENTKKKAIKFKTVIN; encoded by the coding sequence TTGAAACAAGCAATCAAAATCATCATAGTGTGCAGCTTTGCTGTTTCAGGTATCTCTGCCCGGGAAAACCTTCCGGTAAAGGCGGAATTGATTGCAGAGGAGACATCCATTCAACCCGGCCGACCTTTCCTGGTTGGAATATATTTGTCCATGAGTGATCACTATCATACGTACTGGAAAAATCCCGGTGATTCCGGGTTACCAAGCCAAATTGAATGGACGCTCCCGGCCGGGTTCAAGGCAGGCCCGATACAATGGCCGTATCCCTCGCGATTCGAGTCAGAATTAGAAGTCACATTCGGATACAATGATCAGGTGGTGCTGCTCACCCGGTTGATTCCGCCCGAGTCTCTTCCTGCGTCTGCGGTCACCCTGCAAACCAAAGTGAACTGGCTGGCGTGCTCCGATGCCTGTATCCCCGGTCAAGCAGAATTGTCTCTGCGGCTGCCGGTCAAATCGGTTCACCCGAAAGACCATAAACAGCATGCATTGCTCATCCGCTCCGCCCTCAAGTCATTGCCACGGCCTGATGATAAATGGATCGTGACAGCTCTGGCTGAACAAAATAAAATTGTCGTCAAATTAACTCCGCCTGAGAAATTGACTGATATAAAAGTTTTCATTGAACAGGAAAGTGTCGTCTCTTATACAGAAAATAACCGTTTAGAAAAACAGGGCGATCAATACAGCAAAACCTTTCAAAAATCTCCTTATCTAACTGAATTACCTGAACAGTTAAAAGGTGTCGTCATCTATGAAACTGAAAACACCAAAAAGAAAGCGATTAAATTTAAAACAGTAATCAATTAA
- a CDS encoding sodium:calcium antiporter, whose translation MLLFIFYIGLAGIGTAVTWKGSGLLELASDRLARHYRLPAIVQGAVIAAVGSSFPELSATVISTLLHGDFDLGVASIVGSAIFNILVIPGVSGLVGRRLQADINLVYKDVQFYIISVATLLLAFSFAVIYHPVSGADLVGSMTRPIALAPVLLYGLYLFVQQQDTREKWAAENSVQQNSRVSPLREWLRLIAGLLLIIAGVEGLLRSALGLGELLNTPSSLWGLTVVAAGTSLPDMFISVKTARKGQGVVSLANVLGSNIFDLLIAVPAGILIVGSSAVNFSIAAPLMGFLTLATIVLFTTLRTRLTLYRGEAVLLLVLYVLFVTWMILETTGVTGLVF comes from the coding sequence ATGTTGCTATTTATTTTCTACATCGGACTGGCAGGAATCGGCACAGCTGTAACCTGGAAAGGCAGCGGTTTACTGGAATTGGCCTCGGATCGACTGGCCAGGCATTATCGTCTCCCTGCTATTGTACAGGGTGCTGTAATCGCTGCCGTCGGGTCCAGTTTTCCCGAACTCTCTGCAACTGTCATCTCTACCCTTTTGCATGGTGATTTTGATCTGGGCGTTGCATCTATTGTCGGATCGGCTATTTTTAATATTCTGGTCATTCCCGGAGTGTCGGGACTGGTTGGCAGGCGGCTGCAGGCAGATATCAATCTTGTCTACAAAGATGTCCAGTTTTATATTATCTCTGTAGCAACTCTTTTGCTGGCCTTTTCATTTGCCGTGATTTATCATCCGGTAAGCGGGGCAGATCTTGTCGGCTCGATGACCCGCCCGATTGCGCTGGCGCCCGTTTTGCTGTACGGATTGTACCTGTTTGTTCAGCAGCAGGACACACGGGAAAAATGGGCGGCAGAAAACTCTGTACAGCAAAATAGCAGAGTCAGTCCTTTGAGGGAATGGCTACGCCTGATTGCAGGGCTATTGTTGATTATTGCAGGCGTGGAAGGGCTTCTCCGATCCGCATTGGGTTTGGGAGAATTGCTCAATACACCCAGTTCGCTTTGGGGATTGACCGTAGTAGCGGCAGGTACCAGTCTGCCCGATATGTTTATCAGCGTAAAAACAGCCCGCAAGGGCCAAGGCGTGGTTAGTTTGGCCAATGTACTCGGCAGTAATATCTTTGACCTGCTGATTGCCGTACCTGCAGGTATTCTTATAGTCGGCAGTTCAGCCGTCAACTTTTCCATTGCTGCCCCCCTGATGGGATTTCTCACACTTGCAACCATTGTATTGTTCACCACACTTCGAACGCGACTCACTCTTTATCGCGGAGAAGCAGTGCTGCTGCTCGTGCTCTATGTTCTGTTTGTCACCTGGATGATCCTGGAGACCACAGGCGTAACCGGGCTTGTTTTTTAG